The genomic region AACGTTTAAATGCTTTACTACACACCTCACATTTGTACAGTCTCTCTTCCGTGTGTaccctcatgtgtgtcttcaagttaccACTCTGTTTAAAAGctttaccacacacctcacattTTTACAGCCTCtcttctgtatgtatcctcaCGTGTTTCTTCAAGTCAGAAGTCTGGTGACAAGCATTGCCACACTcttcacacttgtacggtctctctcctgtatgtatcctcatgtgtgtcttcaaggtttCACTCCTGTTACATTCATAGCCACACACATAACATTTTTACAGTCTCTCTTCTGTATGTATCCTCGTGTGTTTCTTCAAGTAATAactctggttacatgcataaccacactcctcacaTTTGTACAGGCTCTCTCCTGTagctgtatgtatcctcatgtgtgtcttcaaggtatTACTCTGGTAACAAGCAAAGCCACACTCCTCACATTTGTACAGTCTCTCCTGAATGCATCCTCCTTTGTATCTTCAAGGTATGActgtgtttaaatgctttaccacACACCCCACATTTGTacagtctctctcctgtatgtttCCTCATGTGTCTCTTGAATGTACTACTGTGGTCACAAGcataaccacactcctcacaTGTGTACAGCCTCTCTCCTGAATGTAtcttcatgtgtgtcttcaaggcaCTACTCTGGTTACAAGCATAACCACAATCCTCACAtttgtacggtctctctcctgtatgtatcctcatgtgtgtcttcaagtaaCCACTCAGTTTAAATGCTTTACCACACTCCTCACATTTGTacagtctctctcctgtatgtatcctcatgtgtttcttTAATGTACTACTATGTTTACAAGCATAACCACAATGCTCACACTATAACAGTCTCTCTTTTGAATGTATCCTTcgcatgtgtgtcttcaagtcaCCACTCTCGTAGCAAGCATAACCACACACCCCACACTTGAACGGTCTCTCTACTGTAAGTATAGTCATGTGTTCCTTAAAGTGACcagtgtttttatttgaataactgCTCGGCAGGTTTTGGGGTCTGATGAGACCAAGTTCTCTGGCTAATTCATCTCTGTACCAGACCAGCAGTTCCTCATCTGAaccaatataaatattaacaagTATTTATAAAACATCTGCAAATCTGAATGTCTCAACTAGAACTTTGTAACAAATGTGACTGATACCCCACATTTATACACATATATCTTAAACAAGTGcaaatgtgttaattttattacattCAAAATGTACGTTCTTCTTGTTGATATCAACATATTCTATTTTTGATTCTTAAACTGAAATAAAGAACAGGTTTTACGTTCAAACTCATAGTTTTGGATATTTATGTGTTTCTTGCTATttctaaatgttaaataattgtaAGGGAATGTTGGAGTAGAAAGGCAAGTTggtaaaacaaacattatttgttCAAGACTGTTTAGACGTAGTGAAAAGCAGGGTTTTCAATTACTTGGATTTACCTTATATTAAGTGGTGTGTACATTATGACGTTTATTAGGTTTTTCTATGACTGAGGCTGAATTATGCAAGGACATGGAGTGTGTCTAAGACAGCACTCAGAATTGGGAAGAAATTTGAATTAAAGCTTCAATGTccaactatttatttatttattactctGAGATATTCATATAGCTGTGTAGTGCTGTGGGGGAAATCCGAGAATCCAGAGAAAATAACACATTTCCTGTAAGGAGACAATAAACAAACTCCCACCCGCTAGTACAGGAAATTGAACTCGTATAACCAAGGTGAGACAGCACTAATCAGACAGATTCACATTGAACATTCATATCTTTAGTCATACAACAGGGGTATATACCTGGTGAAACTGACTTCAATGTGCAGTAATAGATGCCTCCTTTGTACTGCAATCCTACAAGATTCCGATCTGCCTCCGTCATAGCCCAGTTAACATATCTCATCCAGTTAGAGGTGGTTTTGTTCTGGGCATCCACAAAGTCACTCCCTTTGTCATCCTTATAGATCTGAATTGCATAGAATCTTGCTATAAACTACAAACAGTAAATATGATTGATACACAACCAGAGATGTGTTCCTTAgcaacacaatgccccatactgtgccgctttgattgactttttttatcatttggcaggtacagatactttttacaagggaagtaatattttttaaagggatatagtaaaaaatattacttcccttgtaaaaatgacttgaacctgccaaatgataaatagaaattatctccctttaaagcttgttacttcccttagatttgttttcttttacctttgaccttgaaggatgaccttgaccttctcttggaaaatttagtagccctaggctctataattatgaacaagaagatttttaaagtttgcacataataggccttatttaagcatacgctcatttttgtgacccccagggcagggtcaaatttgtccccaggggaataatttgaacaaacttagtagagaactattagatgtcactaaataccgaatttggtagaaataggcctaatggttatggacaggaagatttttgaagtttgcataaatgggcccaatataagcatatgttcaattttgtgaccgctGGGGAACGGTGAAATTCGATCtgaggggcttaatttgaacaaacttggtagaggactattagaagTCATTAcgtaccaaatttggaagccatacggttatggacaataagatttataaagtttgcacaaaaaaggccttatataagcaaattttcaattttttgaccccccggacagggtcaaatttgaccccaggggcataatttgaagaagattggtagaggactataagatgtcactacataccacatttggtagccctaggcccaatggttatggatgagcagctttttaaagttttcacaaaataggccttatttaagcaaattttcaattttctgaccccaggggcagggtcaaatttgaccccaggggcattatttgaacaaatttgaaagaggttcaccctaggaacattcctgagaaatttcatcagaattagaccagtagtttaggagaagatgtttaaagaaaaagttaacgcacggacgcacgcacgcacgacggacacaggaccatgacataagccccgctggtcTCTGGCTAAAACATGATACCTAATATTCTTGTTATTAAGAGCAAAATTGATAGACCAGAATACCATATAATGCACTTATAAACTAAACAGCGACAATGATCATACAATATTTTCTACAGAACAAATATACTGagtaatttgttgttgttttttactttcaTTCATGTAAAATATTACAGTACTTTAACCCTTTGAAATACACActtgttttatataatgaatCAGCTTCACAAGGTGTGTAAAATCTTTACATGCCAGCATGATTAAAGATCAGCTAGAAATGTGGCACAGATACTGATTCCAAAACAGCACACTTTGGACACAGTCAAAGCAATAATTAATTCCAAAGCAGACAAACAGAAAAAGGCCAATACtcaggtggtggtggtggtggtggtggtggtggtggtggtggtggtggtggtgtagtggtagtagtagtagtagtagtagtagtagtagagcagtagtagtagtagtagtagtagtagtagagtagtagtagtagtagtagtagtagtagtagtagtagcagtagaagtagtagtagtagtagtagtagtagtagtagcagtagtagtagtagtaggagaagtagtagaagtagtagtagcagcagcagcagcagcagcagcagcatctgcagtagttgcagtagtagtagtagtagtagtagtagtagtagtagtagtagtagtatgcattacaaaaatgcagttagccttacatttggtaaaatttaaatatattacaagggagacaaatctgtaacaataaatttaaacttattgcatttgtttcccctgtagtgtattacctcccctgtcctgcttatatttatattaatcatcaaaattaaacattaacacaatatttaatatacaaaatatacgaaaaatctcatattctgataatatttttactgatcca from Dreissena polymorpha isolate Duluth1 chromosome 5, UMN_Dpol_1.0, whole genome shotgun sequence harbors:
- the LOC127832478 gene encoding histone-lysine N-methyltransferase PRDM7-like → MFGPYGGDIITDNHKSQYCLQRKIYKDDKGSDFVDAQNKTTSNWMRYVNWAMTEADRNLVGLQYKGGIYYCTLKSVSPDEELLVWYRDELARELGLIRPQNLPSSYSNKNTGHFKEHMTILTVERPFKCGVCGYACYESGDLKTHMRRIHSKERLL